CCGCCCGGCCCACTCGTTGGAAAAGGCCTTGGTCAGTTGTGCCACGCCCCCCTTGGCCGCGGCATAGGCCGGGACCGTAACGCCTCCAATGAAACTCAACAATGATGCCACGTTGATGATCCGCCCCCAGCCCTTTTGCAGCATCACCCCTCCCGCCAGCTGATTCAAGAGGAACATCGCGCTCAAATTGACCTCAATCACGTAGTCCCACGCTTCGCTGGGGAATATCTCCGCAGGATAGCGGTCCTGGACACCGTGGCTGACGAGCAATATATCCAGGGTCTGAAGTTCGCTCAACGCCCGATCGAAGGCCCTGTGAAGCTGCCCGCGGTCAGCAAGGTCGGCTTGAATGGGCACCGCCTGGTCGCCCAGTTCCTCAGCCACCCTGAAGACTGCCTCACTTCTGCCCGAGATCGCAACCTCTGCGCCCGCCGCAAGCAGTCCCTCCGCCATAGCTTTTCCCAGGCCGCGCGTTGCTCCCGTCACCAGTGCTTTTTTACCATGAAGATCGTACAGGGACTCTGTCACGCTTTGTCTCCCTCATCTCCTTTATCTGCAGGAAGCCGTCCATTGGCTGTCTGAATGGCGCAGGAAGTATACCTGAAACGGAACTGCGCAACAAGAAAGAGACAGACTGGGGCCGTAGCCTGGTCCGCCCCCAGCAGCGGTCCTGCTTTTCCAGGGCTATGGCGAAACGTGCGATTCTCAATATGCGATCTGCGTAACTCCAGTCAACAATTACCGGATACGGCAGATCCTGATATAATGAAAAAGCTTATGAGAACTCTCTCATCACCATTTCAACTTGCAGGGAGACCCGGTCAGGCTTTGCTGATCCAACCCCTCGCAAAAAAAGTGAGGTTACCATGATAGAAAAGATTCCCTTCGGACGCACCGGACACCTGAGCACCCGCACCCTTTTTGGCGCAGCCGCCCTCTCCCGGGTAACCCAGGAAGAGGCCGATCGAACCCTGGAGGTGTTACTCTCGTATGGCGTAAATCACATCGATACAGCAGCCAGTTACGGTGACGCCGAGTTGCGCATTGGACCATGGATGGACACCTGCCGCGACCAGTTCTTCCTGGCCACCAAGACGGAAAAACGCACCTACGCGGAAGCCCGCGAGGAAATCCAGCGTTCCCTGGAACGACTGCGCGTCGACCAGGTAGACCTGATTCAGCTGCACTTCCTGGTGGATGAAGAGCAGTGGAAAACTGCCATGGGCCCCGGCGGCGCGCTGGAAGCAGCCATCGAGGCCCGCGACGAGGGGCTGGTTCGTTTCATCGGTGTGACCGGGCACGGCGTCCAGGTTGCCGCCCGACACTTGCGCAGCCTGGACCGCTTCGACTTTGATTCTGTGTTGCTGCCCTACTTCTACGTCATGATGCAGGACCAGCAATATGCCAGGGACTTCGAGGCTCTGCTGAAACTATGCCAGGAACGTAATGTGGCATTTCAGACCATCAAGGCCTTGAACCGGCGCCCCTGGGGCGATCGGCCACAAACCCGTTCGGTCTGGTATGAACCTCTTGAGCAGCAAGCCCACATCGACCGGGCCGTTCACTTCGTGTTGGCACGCCCTGGCATCTTCCTCAACACAGCCGGCGATATCCATCTGTTGCCGAAGATATTGGATGCGGCCAGCCGATTCGAGCAGGGGCCCAGCAATGAAGCGATGGCTGCCGATGCACAGACATTGGCGATGGAACCACTGTTCACCTGAGCGATGCCTGACACTTCAGCTGACATTAGGTTCATAGTGATCATTGCGACGCCACGGCAGCACGCCAGCAGGCGGTGCGTGAGCTAGGCGTACCGTGACGCTAGCAAGCGGTGCGAGACGTCAGCAGACGGTGCGTGAGCTAGCTAGGTAAGGCCACCGAGAGGTGTGAGCTAGGAGATCGAGCGCAAGCGAGGTCGACGTGGCAATCTCACACCTTCTATTCGCAAGAACGCAGTTCTCTATCAAAAAAGCCGGGCGCTGCTCTCCTACATTGCAGTGCCCGGCTCGTGATTGTTGAGATGTAGCCCCAATCATCCGCTGCCGTTGGGCTGGATCAGATGCACATCCTGCTGAGGGAAGGGAATCGAGATTCCCTCGGCATCGAAACGTGTCTTGATATTCTCGGTAAAATCAAAGAAAAGGGGCCAATAGTCGTCGATCTTCACGAAGGGCCGCACGGCAAAGTTCACACTGCTGTCAGCCAACTCCAGAACCCGTACCGTCGGCGGCGGATCGTGCAGCACGCGCTCATCGGCCATGACCATCTCCGTCAAAATATGTTTGGCCTTCTGCATATCATCGTCGTACCCGATTCCGAAAACCATATCCACCCGGCGGATGCCCTTTTCGGAGTAGTTGATGATCGTGTCCGACGTTACCACCCCGTTGGGGATAATCACTGTCTTCTGATCGCCCGTTACCAGTACCGTGTTCACGAGCTGTATGTCCTCGACCACGCCTGTTTGGCCGCTGATCTCCACCAGATCGCCGATCCGGAAGGGGTGGAAGGTGAGAATGAGCACCCCGCCGGCGAAATTCGAGAGAGCGCCCTGTAACGCCAGGCCCACGGCGAGGCCCAGCGCCGCCACCAGCGCCGCCAATGCGGCAGTCTCGATTCCCAGCGTGCCCAGGGCAAAGGCGATTGCCAGGCCTATCACCGCTAAATTGGTCAGAGTGGCGGCCATGCGAACGACCGCTTCATCGGTGTCCCGCTTTTCGAGTTCACGGCGAACCATGCGGGAGATGACACCGGCCAGCCAGCGGCCCACCAAAAAGATGACGATGGCCGCCACGAGTTTTAGGCCCCAGGTCAGAAGAGCCGTGATGATGGGATTCAGGTCAAGTTCCATAGTGAATGCTCCTACGTAAATGCTCCTTCGTTTAGAATGCCAATTGCTCCTGACGAATTTTCGCTCCTTTCAACAACAACGGCTGATGAGACTCACCCGCACATCTCAGCCCACCACATAGTCCAGCCAGTCCAGCAACATATCTGCTACGCCATCGTCATCCTCCAGGGCGAACTGGAGCAGGTCGATCGGCCACGGCGCTCGCTTATCGCGCCCAATAGCTCATCCTGACGGCAAAGCAGTTCATTGCTCAGGGCGCAATGGTGGACTTCGATCCTGGAAGAGGTCCCTCACTGGAAACCTGGCTCGCCTGCCCGACGCCCTCGCCCAATATTCGCTGATCCACGAAGATTAGTACCACGAACATCGCCATCGCTGTCGATTGATGAAGCAAGGCCAGCACAATGGGAACATGCATCCAGATCACGCTCACGCCCAAAACGATCTGGAAACAGGCCAACACGATTAGCAGGAGCAGGCTTTTTGTAATTGTTTGCGAGGCACCGCGGCGCCCGGTGACGATCGTCAATATGACCGCAAAGATCAGGACAACGAAGGCAAACCAGCGATGCGTGAAATGTACGGTGGCAGCCAGCTCGATCAGGTTGCGCCACCAGGGCTCGACGACCGACAACAATCCGGGCGGTATGAGATAGCCAAACATCAAAGGAAAGGTGTTGGAAACGTAACCTGCCTTCAAACCTGCCATCAGGCCACCGTAGGCAATCTGGATCACCAATATCACCGTCGTAAGGACGGCCAGCCAGAAACTGGCGGATCGGGTAACTTCCTTCTCCAGCTTCGGCGTCCCATAAACGCGATTGAGCGCAGTCCACAATGTCAGCGCGAGCAGACCGAGGGCTACCAGAAGATGAACTGTCAGTCGATAATGGCTGACGGCTGGACGATCGACCAGTCCACTGCTGACCATGTACCAGCCCAGGAATCCCTGAAAGGCGAACACAAGGGCAATCAGCATATAGGCCAGGGAGTCTCGCCAGGGAATAATACCCTTGATCAGGAAATAGAGCAGGGGGATCACGACAAAAAGCCCTGCCAGTCGAGCCACCAGCCGATGAAACCACTCCAGATAGAATATCCCCTTGAAGCCATCCAGCATCATCTCACGGTTGACCAGCTGAAACTCCGGAGTCTGCTGGTATTTGGCGAATTCCGCTTGCCAGGCCTGCTCCCCAATGGGCGGCAAGACACCTGAAATGACATTCCACTCGACGATGGATAGTCCCGAATGAGTCAGTCGAACCAGGCCACCAAACGCGACCATGAAGATAATCAGCCCACAGACGATAAACAGCCACGTGGTGACCGCCTTGTTTCCTTTTGTAGAAACCATCTGGCCTTCTAGGGATCCAGAACCCATGTGTCTCTCCTGAAAAGAAATGCTCAAACCCCTATACAAATACCTCGCTTTATTCGATTTGTCAACAGCCAGTTGACGGTGCCCTTCAGACAGGCTACAATTAAGTGGCCCTTTGTTCAAGCGCTTTCAGTATCGTTATCGACAATTCCTTGTCGATAACGCGCTCATTGAGGCGTTGCGCTGGCTGAATTGCCCCGTTCCCAATCCCAAAGGGACGCCGGTTGGCGGGGACGGGATGCATTCGCATCGGCGAGAGGCCATTGGCAATTGACTATTAGCTAGCTCCTACGCCCCTTTTACTATGAGTACTCATCAATCATTCCGATCGGAAGAGGCCAAGAAGGCACGCTTCACTGTCCTGGGAACAGCGTTGCTGATGATCCTGATGGTCGTCGGCTTGAGCGCCTGTTCCGCGGATGGCCAGGCCATTTGGAACATCGTAGATTACCGGGTCCGCAAGGCCTTTCCGCCCCTGCTTGTCCCCGGCAGCGATGATCCGGCCCATCGAGGCAGTCTCACGGGCACGATCCGCGACGAACAGGGAAAACCGGTTTCCGACGCCGTCGCCCTGGTCGCCACGGCGCGCGGGCAATCATTCGACGCGCGCAGCGATTCCCAGGGACGGTTTCACATCACCGGTATTCCGCCAGGTCGTTATGTCCCGGTGGCAACGGCGTGGCAATATGAGCAGCAAACAGCAAACCCTGTGCGAATCCGGGCTGGGCAGCCCACCACGGTCGATTTCAGGCTTGCCGAAGCTGTCCCCGAACCGCTAACACCTCTGAATTTGCAGCTCGGTCCAGCTCAACTTGCCAGCTCCCGATTCCCGCAGCCATCCCTCGCCAGCCGGATTCCCTTCACGTTCACCCTCGACGGTGCAACCATTGACGGCGGGCTCATCTACCTGCCTGCCGATCCACCCGACGGTCCCTTGCCGACGTTGGCGATGATCTATCCAAGCGAACCAATCAACTGGGATCCGGCTTCGGTGGCACTGACCAGCGCCGGTTACGCCCTGCTGGCGGTGGGGCCGGACAAGGACCGTGGCCTGGACATAGAAGCGCATGTGCGGGATTTCCGGGCGGCTCTTGAACTGTGGCAAGCCGGCCAACTGAGTCCTTTGGGCCAGCCAGCCGACGATTGGATCCTCATCTCCGGCAGTTTCGGCTCGCTGATTCTCTACCGGGCATTGAGGGATATCGAACCGCACCAGGCGCCGGCAGCAGTGATCAATATTGGGGGCATCAGCGACGCTTTCCTCGGCGTGCAATCCCTCTACAGCGTCAATCAGGAGTTGACGATTCCGCCTCCCTATGACCTGGCAGTGGCAGCCATGGGACGCACCGATCGCGACCCCGCCTTCTTCCTCCGGCTCTCGCCCGTTCACTTCGCCAATTACTTGCCACCCACCCTGGTGATCCACACCTACAACGATGAGATCATTCCCTTTAATCAGGCATCAGCCATGGACTCCGCCCTGGCTGATGCCGGCATTCCTCATGAGCTTCTGCTTTACGAGGATACGACCCACTACCTGGACGCTCGTTACCCAACCGAGTCCACCTACATGGTCTTTGACCGGGTGCTCGAGTTTGTCGAGACGACACTGGAACCGGCGCAGTAATATTTTCTGGAAGTGATGAGCAATGTGATTGCCGTGTCAGAATGTAATGTCAGCATGTCAGAATGTCATGGTTCCGCATCTTGACATATTGACATATTCTTCAGGAGAGCCGAGATATGACCAGACGAAGTGCAGTCCTATTCACGATGTTCGTCACGCTGCTGCTGCTTGCCGCCTGCAGCCAGGCGCCAGCCCCAGCGGAACAGGCAGTGGCAGATCAGGCGAGCACGATGGAGGCAATCCCTGCCAGCAACCAGAAGAGTGAAGCGCAAACGAACGAGGATCCTCTTGCGGAGGTGATCCAGCCCCGTGAGCCTTTGCCCGCGACAGAACCGGGACCGATCTCTCAAGAAGTGGAAAAGCGCTTTGCTCGCGCAGATGGTGCAGGGTTTCTGGGCCTTGATGAAGCCGACTGGATTAACCTGGCAATCTCACTGCTGATGGTCGGCCTCAGCTACCTCATCGGTACCTGGATAATCCGCCGCCTGCTGCCTCCCCTCGTTCAACGCACCCGAATCGATTTTGATGACCAACTCCTCCAGGACGTGAGTTCCGAGCTGAGATGGCTGGTGGTTATTTTGGCACTTCATCTGGCCACATTGCGACTGGGTTTTCTAAGTGTTGGCTTCAAACAAGTTCTGATAGACATCTATTTTGTTCTGGGTCTGGCTGTCGTATTTCACATGGCCTGGAAAACGATCGCGCTGGGAGAAGCGTGGTTTCGCGCAAAGTCAGTGGAAGAGCAGCGCGAGGAACAGCTCGCCCCTGGCATTACGGCGGTTTCCCGTTTGACCTACGTACTTGCCACCGTGGTCGCCGTGTCTGTCCTGCTCTCTCACTTCGGTGTCAACGTACTCGCCTTCAGTGCTGCTCTCGGCCTTACCGGCCTGGCCCTCTCTCTGGCCGCCAAGGATACACTGGCCGACATAATCGCCGGTTTCATGGTACTGATCGACCAGCCTTTCCGGGTCGGCGACCGGATCGAAATCCAGGAAATTGGTACCTGGGGAGACGTGGTGGAGATTGGTTTACGTACCACGAGTATCCGCACGCGCGACAATCGCATGGTGATTGTGCCCAACTCCATCATCGGCAAAAACCAGGTGGTCAACTACACCTTTCCCGATCCCCGCTTCCGCATTCAAACCCATGTGGGCATAGACTACGATACCGATATTGAAGCAGCGCGTCGCGTCATCGTTGATACGGTGCGCAAGGTGGACGGTGTACTGCAGGACAAGCCAGTGGATGCCCTCTATGTCGAAATGGGCGAAACAGCGATGATCTTTCGGGTACGCTGGTGGATCGCGTCCTACGAGGATACGCGACGCATGTTCGACAAGGTGCACACCTCCCTGCAGCAAGCCCTGGATGAAGCAGGAATCGAAATACCTTTCACTACCTATGATGTCAATCTCAAGCTGGACAATCAGAACTCCGATGTACTGATCCCGGCAGGTTGATCATGTCACTCTGACACTCTGATACTCTGAAACTCTGACATTCCGATACTCCGACATTTCATCATTCCCAGCCATCAGGGTATAATCCCGAGTGTGCGAATTATGACAGAGAGCGAAGGAATTCTCGTTTGTCCGCTGATTCGCTGATCCGTTCACTCGCCCTGTCGCAATATGCCGAAGGACCAAAGCCAGATGTCACGCATTTTCCCCTTCACAGCCGTTGTCGGTCAGAACCGAATGAAACGAGCCCTGGTGCTCAACGCAATCAATCCCCAGATCGGTGGCGTGCTGATTCGCGGTGAGCGCGGCACTGCCAAAAGCACCGCCGCCAGGGGCCTGGCCTTCCTCTTGCCGGGAATACGGATCGTCTCTGACTGCCATTTCGGCTGTGATCCCGAAATGCCCTCCACCTATTGCGATGAATGCCGGGCCCGTGTCGACGCCGGAGAAGTACTGCCTGTGACCACGCGTCGCACCAGCTTCATCGACCTTCCCGTCAGCGCGACGGAAGACCGTGTCGTCGGTACCCTGGACATCGAAAAGGCGATTCAAAAGGGCGAGCGGGACTTCGAGCCGGGTGTCCTGGCATCCGCCAACCGGGGACTGCTCTACGTGGACGAGGTCAATCTGCTCGATGATCACGTCGTGGACCTTCTGCTGGACAGTGCTGCCATGGGCATGAATGTGGTGGAACGAGAGGGAATCAGCTTTACCCACCCGGCTGAGTTCATCCTGGTCGGCACCATGAACCCGGAGGAGGGCGATCTCAGGCCCCAACTGCTGGACCGCTTCGGCCTGGCCGTGGATATGACAGGAATCCACGATGCACGCTCCCGGGTCGAAATCGTCAAGCGACGGATCGCCTTTGAGCAAAACCCCGATGATTTTCGAGAGGAATGGGAACCCAGGGAGGAAGAGCTGTCGAACAGCATTGAGCAGGCCCGCAGCCGGCTGCCACTGGTCACCTACTCCGATCGTGACCTCTTTGCCATTGCCGCTTTGACTGCCGATTTCAAGGTCGATGGCCACAGAGCCGACATTGTGATCCTCAAGGCGGCTCGCGCCCACGCAGCCTACGAAGGCCGCCTGCAAATCACCGACCGCGATATTCTGCTGGCCGCGGAGTTGGCCCTGCCCCACCGGCTCAAACGCCAACCTTTCCAGGAAACGGCCCTGGAGCAAGGACAGTTGGAGGATCGTCTGCGCCGGGCACAGGAGCAGGCCCAGGCGGAAACCACGGAGAGCACCAGCGCTCAGATGGCGGATCCATCAAAAAAAGCCCGGAGGGGTCCGAATCGGTAGACGACGACGGTCTAACCGGACCCCCATCCAATAGCGCAGCACCCAATGCCACCAATCCCGGCGACAAGCAAGGACGAAACCGACCTGTCAATGTCGGTCAGACCTTCCAGTCGAAACGATTGGACACCCCACTCGACCGGCTCACTCGTCAAAGGGCGGGACGACGCAGCGTCACACGCACCGATCGGAAACGCGGGCGCTATGTCAAAAGCCGTCCAGCCGGGGATCGCCCTGACGACATTGCCTTCGACGCAACCTTCCGTTCCGCAGCAGTCCACCAGCGCCGGCGCCGGCAGGAAGCGCAAACTGAGGGCAAAGAAGCACTGGCCCTGGAGTTGCGGAAACACGACCTCCAACGCAAGGTGAGGGTGCGGCGCGCCAGCAATCTGATCCTGTTTGTGGTCGACGCAAGCTGGTCTATGGCGGCAGCCGAACGGATGGAAGCCACCAAGGGTGCGATCATGAGCCTGCTGATGGACGCTTACCAGCGACGCGATCAGGTAGGGCTGGTGGTCTTCCAGAAGGACCAGGCCCGCTTGATCTTGCCTCCTACCTCCAGCGTTGACCTGGCCCATCGTGCCCTGGAAAACATCCCCGTCGGCGGAAAAACACCCCTGAGCAGCGGCCTGCTGCTGGCCCATCGCATTTGCGAAGGTGCCCGTCGCCGCGATGAAGAGGTGCGCCCCCTGATCATCCTGTTGACCGATGGCGCTGGCAATGTCAGCATGACCGGAATGCCGGCCCAGGAAGAAGCCATGCACATGGCAAGTCTCATTGAACAGGCAGGAACACCCTCCGTCGTCGTCAACATGGAGCATGTAGCCTTCGACCGGGGACTGGCCCAGGCGCTGGCCGACAATATGGGCGCCCCCTGCTACTGCCTGCCTGATCTCGCCGCCGAGACTCTGGTCCAGACCGTGCAAGATGGTTTGCGACTGGTAGCTGGATCGTGATTCTGGCATCACCCGACCGTGGACCAGGCGCTTTTCTCCCCACCCATTTCTGTTCATGAAACGCGGTCAACTGGCAGCGGACGCAGCTCTGCTTTTTGTTACAGCCATCTGGGGAGCAACTTTCGTCATGGTCCAGGATGCTGTGAGCGGGTTTCCGGTGTTCGCCTTTCTCACCTTGCGTTTTTCCCTGGCCACCCTGGCTCTACTGCCCTTTTTCTTGCGGGCGCGCCGCTCGAGCGGGTTTCGGCTTAATGCCGTTGGCACTGTCGGTTTTGACAGGCTACGTAGCCTGTTGCCAGGCATTCTTGTGGGCATCGCGCTCTTCGTCGGCTACAGTTTTCAGACCTTTGGGCTTCGTTTCACCACACCTGCCAAGGCCGGCTTCATCACCGGACTATCGGTTGTGATGGTGCCCATCGGCCAGGCTCTTTTTTTCCGGAAACCACCAGATCGCGGCGCGATTGCCGGAGTCGGCCTGGCAACCGTGGGCCTGGCGCTACTCAGCCTGGAAAGCGACCTGTCGATTCACCTGGGCGATATCCTGGTGTTCTGTTGCGCCATAGGGTTCGCCGCCCACATCCTCCTGGTCGGTCGCTTTGCTCCTGCCTGGCAACCGTTGCAGCTGGCCTTCGTCCAGATAGTCACGGTAGCGATATTGAGCCTCGGGCTGGCAGGACTCGCGGAACAGCCCATCGGTTGGCCCACTGCCAACGTCTGGTTTGCCGCAGCCTTTACCGGTCTGTTGGCGACCTCCCTGGCCTTTTTTCTGCAGAGCCGCGCGCAACGGGACACAACGCCGACACACACGGCCCTGATATTCTCGGCTGAGCCGG
This genomic window from Chloroflexota bacterium contains:
- a CDS encoding mechanosensitive ion channel, whose product is MELDLNPIITALLTWGLKLVAAIVIFLVGRWLAGVISRMVRRELEKRDTDEAVVRMAATLTNLAVIGLAIAFALGTLGIETAALAALVAALGLAVGLALQGALSNFAGGVLILTFHPFRIGDLVEISGQTGVVEDIQLVNTVLVTGDQKTVIIPNGVVTSDTIINYSEKGIRRVDMVFGIGYDDDMQKAKHILTEMVMADERVLHDPPPTVRVLELADSSVNFAVRPFVKIDDYWPLFFDFTENIKTRFDAEGISIPFPQQDVHLIQPNGSG
- a CDS encoding VWA domain-containing protein, with product MDTPLDRLTRQRAGRRSVTRTDRKRGRYVKSRPAGDRPDDIAFDATFRSAAVHQRRRRQEAQTEGKEALALELRKHDLQRKVRVRRASNLILFVVDASWSMAAAERMEATKGAIMSLLMDAYQRRDQVGLVVFQKDQARLILPPTSSVDLAHRALENIPVGGKTPLSSGLLLAHRICEGARRRDEEVRPLIILLTDGAGNVSMTGMPAQEEAMHMASLIEQAGTPSVVVNMEHVAFDRGLAQALADNMGAPCYCLPDLAAETLVQTVQDGLRLVAGS
- a CDS encoding ATP-binding protein — encoded protein: MSRIFPFTAVVGQNRMKRALVLNAINPQIGGVLIRGERGTAKSTAARGLAFLLPGIRIVSDCHFGCDPEMPSTYCDECRARVDAGEVLPVTTRRTSFIDLPVSATEDRVVGTLDIEKAIQKGERDFEPGVLASANRGLLYVDEVNLLDDHVVDLLLDSAAMGMNVVEREGISFTHPAEFILVGTMNPEEGDLRPQLLDRFGLAVDMTGIHDARSRVEIVKRRIAFEQNPDDFREEWEPREEELSNSIEQARSRLPLVTYSDRDLFAIAALTADFKVDGHRADIVILKAARAHAAYEGRLQITDRDILLAAELALPHRLKRQPFQETALEQGQLEDRLRRAQEQAQAETTESTSAQMADPSKKARRGPNR
- a CDS encoding carboxypeptidase regulatory-like domain-containing protein; the protein is MSTHQSFRSEEAKKARFTVLGTALLMILMVVGLSACSADGQAIWNIVDYRVRKAFPPLLVPGSDDPAHRGSLTGTIRDEQGKPVSDAVALVATARGQSFDARSDSQGRFHITGIPPGRYVPVATAWQYEQQTANPVRIRAGQPTTVDFRLAEAVPEPLTPLNLQLGPAQLASSRFPQPSLASRIPFTFTLDGATIDGGLIYLPADPPDGPLPTLAMIYPSEPINWDPASVALTSAGYALLAVGPDKDRGLDIEAHVRDFRAALELWQAGQLSPLGQPADDWILISGSFGSLILYRALRDIEPHQAPAAVINIGGISDAFLGVQSLYSVNQELTIPPPYDLAVAAMGRTDRDPAFFLRLSPVHFANYLPPTLVIHTYNDEIIPFNQASAMDSALADAGIPHELLLYEDTTHYLDARYPTESTYMVFDRVLEFVETTLEPAQ
- a CDS encoding SDR family oxidoreductase; the protein is MTESLYDLHGKKALVTGATRGLGKAMAEGLLAAGAEVAISGRSEAVFRVAEELGDQAVPIQADLADRGQLHRAFDRALSELQTLDILLVSHGVQDRYPAEIFPSEAWDYVIEVNLSAMFLLNQLAGGVMLQKGWGRIINVASLLSFIGGVTVPAYAAAKGGVAQLTKAFSNEWAGRGVTVNAIAPGYMATDMTAALLEDPSRNRMILARIPAGRWGTPDDMKGLAVFLASEASAYISGAVIPVDGGWMGR
- a CDS encoding mechanosensitive ion channel family protein; the protein is MTRRSAVLFTMFVTLLLLAACSQAPAPAEQAVADQASTMEAIPASNQKSEAQTNEDPLAEVIQPREPLPATEPGPISQEVEKRFARADGAGFLGLDEADWINLAISLLMVGLSYLIGTWIIRRLLPPLVQRTRIDFDDQLLQDVSSELRWLVVILALHLATLRLGFLSVGFKQVLIDIYFVLGLAVVFHMAWKTIALGEAWFRAKSVEEQREEQLAPGITAVSRLTYVLATVVAVSVLLSHFGVNVLAFSAALGLTGLALSLAAKDTLADIIAGFMVLIDQPFRVGDRIEIQEIGTWGDVVEIGLRTTSIRTRDNRMVIVPNSIIGKNQVVNYTFPDPRFRIQTHVGIDYDTDIEAARRVIVDTVRKVDGVLQDKPVDALYVEMGETAMIFRVRWWIASYEDTRRMFDKVHTSLQQALDEAGIEIPFTTYDVNLKLDNQNSDVLIPAG
- a CDS encoding aldo/keto reductase, yielding MIEKIPFGRTGHLSTRTLFGAAALSRVTQEEADRTLEVLLSYGVNHIDTAASYGDAELRIGPWMDTCRDQFFLATKTEKRTYAEAREEIQRSLERLRVDQVDLIQLHFLVDEEQWKTAMGPGGALEAAIEARDEGLVRFIGVTGHGVQVAARHLRSLDRFDFDSVLLPYFYVMMQDQQYARDFEALLKLCQERNVAFQTIKALNRRPWGDRPQTRSVWYEPLEQQAHIDRAVHFVLARPGIFLNTAGDIHLLPKILDAASRFEQGPSNEAMAADAQTLAMEPLFT
- a CDS encoding COX15/CtaA family protein, yielding MVSTKGNKAVTTWLFIVCGLIIFMVAFGGLVRLTHSGLSIVEWNVISGVLPPIGEQAWQAEFAKYQQTPEFQLVNREMMLDGFKGIFYLEWFHRLVARLAGLFVVIPLLYFLIKGIIPWRDSLAYMLIALVFAFQGFLGWYMVSSGLVDRPAVSHYRLTVHLLVALGLLALTLWTALNRVYGTPKLEKEVTRSASFWLAVLTTVILVIQIAYGGLMAGLKAGYVSNTFPLMFGYLIPPGLLSVVEPWWRNLIELAATVHFTHRWFAFVVLIFAVILTIVTGRRGASQTITKSLLLLIVLACFQIVLGVSVIWMHVPIVLALLHQSTAMAMFVVLIFVDQRILGEGVGQASQVSSEGPLPGSKSTIAP
- a CDS encoding DMT family transporter, with protein sequence MKRGQLAADAALLFVTAIWGATFVMVQDAVSGFPVFAFLTLRFSLATLALLPFFLRARRSSGFRLNAVGTVGFDRLRSLLPGILVGIALFVGYSFQTFGLRFTTPAKAGFITGLSVVMVPIGQALFFRKPPDRGAIAGVGLATVGLALLSLESDLSIHLGDILVFCCAIGFAAHILLVGRFAPAWQPLQLAFVQIVTVAILSLGLAGLAEQPIGWPTANVWFAAAFTGLLATSLAFFLQSRAQRDTTPTHTALIFSAEPVFAGIFSLLLIGEVLGMRQIAGCALILAGMLAAEYRGRSE